A window from Streptomyces sp. NBC_00335 encodes these proteins:
- a CDS encoding serine/threonine-protein kinase encodes MNGVWSVPGYSQVRELGSGASGRVVLAVHEVTGTAVAVKYLNDRMLENPVFVREFRAEAQLLGALRSPYVVGLYEYVEAPGGAAIVMELVDGIPLNALLKQCGRTGPEAALVLLKGSLLGLADAHRAGVVHRDYKPANVLVAANGTSKLVDFGIATPLGTTPGAAGTPAYMAPEQWQGRPASPEADVYAATATFLECLTGRKPYDGQNFAELAVQHIEAPVPETEAPEPVRPLIRRGLAKAPEQRPANAEAFVAELEAVALAAYGPQWEERGQRKLAAMAALLPLLFPSAAAPAQGVTALATTVLPPRPPWSPGGRGLLAAGAALVLGLVAVLGYQAVGSEPGGAKALNAFATSSASAPAPGSSPFPTPSASPSRSTGPSPSASPTGTTPSPSASVSGSASASASATPTYSGPPSPTPTPTTSPTPTPTVTPSPSPSVIVSSVSVTLKASPTVGEATVSLDAKGGPVTVLFEWFLGDAPNDLAVADGTDRVTAPAGSLTSLSQQHSFTRRSGCYLTVRASTEPAAPKRYAYATVQIPRCTVAPQ; translated from the coding sequence ATGAACGGCGTGTGGTCGGTTCCCGGTTACTCGCAGGTCCGCGAGCTCGGTTCGGGTGCCAGCGGCCGCGTGGTCCTCGCGGTCCACGAGGTCACCGGCACGGCCGTCGCGGTGAAGTACCTGAACGACCGGATGCTGGAGAACCCGGTCTTCGTCCGGGAGTTCCGGGCGGAGGCCCAGCTGCTCGGCGCCCTGCGCTCCCCGTACGTGGTGGGGCTGTACGAGTACGTCGAGGCGCCCGGCGGCGCCGCGATCGTCATGGAGCTCGTGGACGGCATCCCGCTGAACGCCCTCCTCAAGCAGTGCGGGCGGACCGGACCGGAGGCGGCGCTGGTGCTGCTGAAGGGCTCCTTGCTGGGGCTGGCCGACGCGCACCGGGCCGGTGTGGTCCACCGGGACTACAAGCCGGCGAACGTCCTGGTCGCGGCCAACGGGACCTCCAAGCTGGTGGACTTCGGCATCGCCACCCCCCTGGGCACCACGCCCGGGGCGGCGGGCACCCCCGCCTACATGGCCCCCGAGCAGTGGCAGGGCCGGCCCGCCTCGCCCGAGGCCGACGTGTACGCGGCGACGGCGACCTTCCTCGAATGCCTGACGGGCCGCAAGCCGTACGACGGGCAGAACTTCGCCGAGCTCGCCGTCCAGCACATCGAGGCGCCGGTCCCGGAGACCGAGGCGCCCGAGCCGGTGCGCCCGCTGATCCGGCGGGGACTGGCGAAGGCTCCCGAACAACGGCCCGCGAACGCCGAGGCGTTCGTCGCGGAGCTGGAGGCGGTGGCCCTGGCGGCGTACGGGCCCCAGTGGGAGGAGCGCGGACAGCGCAAGCTGGCCGCGATGGCGGCCCTGCTGCCCCTGCTGTTCCCCTCCGCGGCCGCCCCGGCCCAGGGCGTCACCGCACTGGCCACGACGGTCCTGCCGCCGCGCCCGCCCTGGAGCCCGGGCGGGCGGGGTCTGCTCGCGGCGGGGGCCGCGCTCGTGCTCGGGCTGGTGGCCGTACTCGGCTACCAGGCGGTGGGCTCGGAGCCGGGCGGCGCGAAGGCGCTGAACGCCTTCGCCACGTCGAGCGCTTCGGCGCCCGCCCCCGGCAGCAGCCCGTTCCCGACGCCGTCGGCCTCGCCGAGCCGGAGCACCGGCCCGAGCCCGTCGGCGAGTCCGACCGGTACGACGCCGTCGCCGTCCGCGTCGGTGTCCGGGTCCGCGTCCGCGTCCGCGTCCGCCACGCCCACGTACAGCGGCCCGCCGTCCCCGACGCCGACCCCCACCACATCCCCGACACCCACGCCCACGGTCACGCCGAGCCCGAGCCCGAGCGTGATCGTGTCCTCGGTGTCCGTCACCCTCAAAGCCTCGCCCACGGTCGGTGAAGCGACCGTGAGCCTCGACGCCAAAGGCGGGCCCGTCACCGTGCTCTTCGAGTGGTTCCTCGGCGACGCGCCGAACGACCTCGCCGTCGCGGACGGCACCGACCGGGTCACCGCGCCCGCCGGTTCTCTGACCTCGCTGTCGCAGCAGCACAGCTTCACGCGGCGCAGCGGCTGCTACCTGACGGTGCGCGCCTCCACCGAGCCCGCCGCCCCCAAGCGGTACGCGTACGCGACCGTCCAGATCCCGCGCTGCACGGTGGCGCCCCAATGA